Below is a genomic region from Telmatobacter sp. DSM 110680.
ACGCCGCTACGGCCGAAGGAGTTGAGAGCCTGGGTGATGGAGTCGTCGTAGCGGGTCCAGTCGGCGCGGAGCAGGACAACGTTGTTGTCGGCGAAGGCTTTCTGAACTTCGGGGGTGCCGAAGGCTACACGCTCGTTGACCTGACACGAGAGGCACCAGCTGGCAGTGAAGTCGACGAAGACGGGACGGCCCTGAGATTGATAGTGAATGACGGCTTCGGCGGACCACGGCTGCCAGCCATTCGCTGCTGTTGATGGGGCGGATTGCGCGGCCTTCGTGACCAGTTGACCGGGAGCGATGCTGGCGAGAACGATCACTGCAACAACAATGAGACTTGCGATGATCGTGGCCCAGCGTTGCGCGGGCCAGCGGCCTAGGAACCATCCGGCGATGGCAAGCAGAAGGAAAATCACCAAAAGTGCAGCGAGCATTGTCGATCCGTAGGCAGATGCGACGACCCAGGCGAGCCAGATGACAGTTCCGAAGATGGGAATAGACACGGCTTGCTTGAGGACTTCCATCCATGCGCCGGGGCGTGGGAGGATGCTCGTCCATGCGGGTTGCAGCGTGAGTGCTACGTAGGGCGCTGCTAGTCCGAGAGCGAGCGCGGTGAAGACAGCGAAGGTGACGAGCGCAGATTGGGCGAGCGCGTAGCCGAGAGCGACTCCCATGAACGGTGCGGTGCACGGAGTGGCGACGATGACGGCGAGGACTCCGGTGAAGAAGCTGCCCGTATAACCCTGCTTCTGAGCAAGCGAACCACCGGCGCTCGTAAGAGTGAGACCGATTTCAAATTGGCCGGCGAGAGAGAGGCCGAGAAAGAAGAGCAGCGCGGCCATCAGTGAAAGAAAAATTGGTGACTGGAACTGGAATCCCCAGCCGAGGTGCGAGCCGGCGGAGCGGAGACCTAGCAACAGCGCGACTAATATCCAGAAAGAAACGAGGATTCCCGCGGCATAGACGAAGCCGTGGGTGCGGAGTTTGTGTCGCTCTTCGCCACCTGACTGCACAAGCGACAAGCCCTTGATGAAGAGCACGGGGAAGACGCAGGGCATCAGGTTGAGGATCAGTCCGCCGAGGAAGGCGAGGCCAGCGGCTTGAAGGAGCCCCGGGCCGGGTGCGGGCTGCGCGGGGGTTGGTGATTCGACAACGGGACTAGCGGTGTTAGCGGGGCTGTAAGGATTTGCGCTGGCCGAGGTGCTTGTTTCGATGGGTACGGCCTTTGGCGCTTTGGGAGTACCTGCCAGTGCAATGAGCTCGTAAGCGCGACCGCCGGAGAGTTGAAGCAGGCCTGTTAGTTCTTTGGGGTTTGCTGCTAGAGATTCGTCCTTTTTCAGATCGAGGGTGAGACCGTTCGCGGTGGGCGTTACGGTCTGAGGCGCGGGGTTGGAGAGGATGTCGGGGCTGGCCGGGAAGAAGGACGCTTCGTTTTCTTTGTGCCCCGTGTTGATGGTCAGGCGGAAGCCGGTGGGTGTTGGTGCGAAGCCAATTCTCAGATTCGCTGGTGGCGATGCCGGAAGCTTGTTGGCGAGGCGAGCCCAGATACCTTGATCGGGTTCAACGGAAGCGCTGCCTGAGCTAGCCTGGGCAATGGAGCGATCGAGTTCGAGCTCGGTTTTTTCGGGGATGCAGCTTCCGCGACAGACGAGCCAGTCGATCTTGGCGTGCAAAACTGCTGGGCCTGTGGCTGCCTGTTCAGCGACATTGAGTTTGATCGGAAACAGCACTTCGTCTTCGTAGCCGAAGTCCATCAAGGGGCCGAGGGGAAGACGCTTCGGGATAGGGAATTGAATGGGTCCGGTGGTGATTCCCTGCGGCAGCGTCCACTTGATGTGAGGTGGTTCGCCCGCGTCACCGGGGTTCTTCCAGTAGACGTGCCAGCCGGGTTCGAGCTTGAAGTATAGGCCGGCGTTGTTGCTTCCGGGATGAAGCTGCGTGTCAGGACTGATGAGTTGTACATGCACGTGCGGCAGGGCTGCGGAACTGGACGCGGCAAGCGCCGGCAATCCAGCGAGCAGGAAAAAGAGCGCGATGATTGAGCGAGAGAATTTCATTCAGGATCAGACAGGGCCTTTGTATTCGACGCAACTGGGCACTGGTTGGTCGCGTGAAGTAGCAGGTTTGATGTAACGGAATTGTCACCATTTCCCGCAATGCGCAAGGACATTGAAAATATAGCGAGAGTCGGACCGTCGACCACGAATCTAGCCTACTCTCTGCGCGTGTTCACGAAAGATGCATACATTCTGGACGCATTTCACGCCCGCTTTTCGGGCTTGAGCGATGGCCTTGTCGTTGATCACGTCCTCCTGAAGCCAGAGGTAGCGGATGCCGAGGCGGATCACATCTTCAACGATAGGTGGAACCTTGTCAGAGGCACGGAAGACGTCAACCAAGTCGATGCCTTTGGGGTAATCCTCCAAGGCGGCGGCATGCGCCGATTCGAGGTCGGGATAGCACTTGAGGCCATGCACCTCCGTGAGGGCGGGGTTGACGGGAAAGACGTGATATCCCTGCATGACAAGATAGCGGGTGATGTTATGGCTGGCGCGCCAGGGTTTGTCGCTTACGCCAATCACGGCGATGGTCTGCGCATTACGGAGCATTTCGTTGATGAGTGCGGGATCATTCATTTGGCTTCTAAGCCTCTAGCTCCTAGCTTCTAGCTTTGAGTTCTCGACTCGATGCGCTGGTGGCTTCCGTTGGAGAGTCTTACTACACTTCCAACTCGTCTTCCGGGCCGGCTGAGACTGCGGTCCCTCGACGCTTGGCTAACAGGTATCCGCGCAGGAAAGGCTCGAGATAGCCATCGAGCACCTTGTCTACGTCGCCGACTTCTACCTTGGTGCGGTGATCCTTTGCGATGCGATAGGGCTGCAGAACATAAGAGCGAATCTGCGAGCCGAAGTTGATCTCAAGCTTGGAGTCTTCGAGCTTCTTGCTCACAGCGCGCTTCTTTTCGAGCTCATATTCATACAGGCGCGAGCGGAGCATCTTCATCGCCTTCTCGCGATTCTTGTGCTGGGAACGCTCGTTCTGACACTGCACCACGATTCCAGTGGGGAGGTGCGTCATGCGTACGGCGGAGTCGGTGGTGTTGACGTGCTGGCCGCCTTTGCCGCCGGAGCGATAGGTATCGATGCGCAGATCTTCGAGCTTGAGATCGACGTTGATGGTCTCGTCGATTTCGGGGGAGACATAGACGGACGCGAAAGAGGTGTGGCGTCGCTTCGCAGAGTCAAACGGCGAGATGCGCACCAGGCGATGAACGCCGCTCTCTCCGGCCAGTTGACCGAAGGCATATTCGCCGGTAATGGTGAAGGTCGCTGATTTAATTCCAGCTTCTTCGCCGTCCTGGTAGTCATTCATCTCAGTCTTGAAACCCTGCTGCTCGGCCCAGCGGAGATACATGCGCAAGAGCATCTCGGCCCAGTCCTGGCTCTCGGTGCCGCCGGCGCCGGGATGCACGGTGACGATGGCATTCAGAGGATCGGCCTCGCCGGAGAGCATGGTGCGCGCTTCCAACTCCTCGGTAAAAGTGGCAAGGGCCTTGATGTCGCGTTCGAGATCAGCGAGGACATCTTCGCCTTCACGGGCGAGTTCGAAGTAGGCATCGATGTCGCTGGTGCGGCTGACAAGTTTTTCGTCGTCGGCGATGAGAGATTCGAGGCGCTTGCGATCACGCATCAGCGGTTTGCTGGCGGCGGTGTCTGACCACATTGCTGGGTCGGCAAGCTTAGTTTCGATTGCGGTTAGTTCCCTGCGCAGGCGAGCAGGGTCAAAGATACTCCCGCAGGTCGCGGACTTGGTCGCGCACCGGAGCGTAGGCGTATTCGAGATCAGTTAATGCCATGTTTGCTCTTAGGACCTGACTTTGTTTTGAATTGCGAGCCGGAGGTTGGCTTTGCCACACCAGCCCATGAGGCCCAGACTCAGTATGGCACAGAGCCACGCGAACACGTCGCCATGCTCTGTATAGAAGGTGATGTCGTCGCGGAAGCCGTATTGGGCGGGCAGAGCGTCAATTTGATGGCGCGGAATGCTCTGGCGGACGCGTCCGTAGGGGTCGATGACAGCAGTGACGCCGTTATTGGTGTCGCGCAGAAGCCAGCGGCGGTTTTCGATGGCGCGCATGCGGGCCATATTGAGGTGCTGCCATGGGGCGCTGGTGTCCCCGTACCAACCGTCGTCGCTGATGTTGACGAGGACCTCGGCGCCGAGTTGGGCGAAGTGGCGGACTTCGTCGGCGAACACGGCTTCGTAGCAGATGAAGATGCCGTAGTAGTGTCCGTTGAGACGGAAGACTTTGCGTCGCTCACCGGGCGTGAATTTGGAGACACGGCCTGTAAGTTTGTGCGCGAAGGTGAGGTACTGGGCAAACGGAACGTATTCGCCAAAGGGGACGAGGTGAATCTTCTCGTAGCGACCGAAACGACCGCCGTCAGCGCCAAAAACCATGGCAGCGTTGTAGTCGAGTTCTTCGTTTTGAGGCGACAAATCAGCAGCGAGACCGCCGATGATGAGTGGAGCCTGATTCGATTGGGTAAGAGCGGCCATCGAATTCTGGAATCGTGGATCCCCCTCGAAGAAGGGAGAAGGTGCTTCTGGCCAGACGATGAGATCCGGATGAGTGTTGTAAGGCGGGCAGATGATTTCGCCGTTGGGTGCTCCGGTCTGCGGAATTCCGGCGATGTAGGTTTTGCATTGCTCGCTAGCGAGATGCGTGAATTCCGCGATGTGTCGATCCCATTCGCCGGGGCCGGACCAGTCGTTATCGCCGCCTACGTCAAGGTTGGGTTGGACGAGGACGGCGGCGGTGGTTGTTGAGGACTTGGCAGGTTGATGGGCGATTCCAGCAAAACCTGTGGCGGCGAGGAGAACGCCCACGGCGCTTGTGAGCCAGCGGCGGCGATCACTTGTCTCAACAGTGCCAACAGCTATGAGCGCATTTATCGCAACAAGAACGAAGCTGATGCCGTACACACCTGTCCACGGTGCTAGCTGATTCACAATGCCGTTGTCGACTTGTGAGTAGCCGAGTTGGTCCCAGGGAACACTGGTGATGCGGGAGGCGGCGAGGTCAAGTGTCACCCATAGGAAGGGGGCTGCAGCGAGAGCGAGATTCGACTTGCCGGTTGCGCGGCGAACCAGCATTACTCCCAATCCGAATAATCCGAAGTAAAGGCCGAGGACCAAGCTGAAGCCGATGAGCAGCAGGACCGGTGCACCGGCCGGCATCTCGCCATAGTGGAGCATGGTGTCGCGGATCCAGTAGCAGTTGCCCATGTACCAGAAGACCCCGCAAAGATAGGCCACCAGAAAGGCGCGACGCAAAGGGCGGGGATGATCGACCATAGCGGGATTAAGGATGGCCCAGAGAAGAGGCACGAGGCCGAACCATGCGAAGACGCTGCGCCAAGGCGGCATGGGGCCAGCCAGTGGGAACGGCAATTCCAGCAGAGCCGCGGATAGAACTGCCGCCGCCCACATCCTTATTGAATGCCAGCGCATACAGGGTGGAGTTTAATGCATTGGGCTTTGGCGAAGGGACGCCGGCGCTGTTGGCGAATCACAAACATTCGTTGAGAGAAGGAAACGCTGTCGCAATTCAGGGCGATTTCAACGGAACGAATGGAGACTGCGATCGTTTTGGCCAATTTCAAAGATCTTAGAGTCAGAAACCATTTACAATTTCTTCTATGGTTCTAGGCACATTCGCAATAAAAGCCCTCGAGGCGATGTTTTTTGTTGGCCTTGCGGGGTCGGCCGTGGTGGTCTTGATCAGCTTTGTCGAAGACTTCAAGGAACTATTCGGCGAAGAGTGAACGCCCTCAGCACACGTCACATTTCCATCCTGTTTACAAGCATTTCCGTTTAGTGGTTGACGGCTGCTTCGTTCAGCACTAAACTCAGCCAAGGGCGGCGGGAAAACGAGCCCTTTTTGACTTTAAGCGGTAGAAACACCTGGCTGGCGCAATAAGTAATGGCATCCACTCGAACGACCGTAGCCCCACCGTCAGACCGCGTCCGGCTTATCGTGGCATCCTCCGTGATGCTCACGTTCATATCCTTCTGGCGTGCCGCCGCCATCGTTCTCAATGACTTAGGCTCATCCGCATTTTATGCAGGCGGCATCGCCGAACAGGCGGTAGGAGCGGCTGCGCCCTGGTTCATTCTCGGCATCATGTTGTTCAGCTTTGCCGTACGCGCGGTGTACGTGGAAAGCTGCTCGATGTTCACGCGCGGCGGTGTTTACCGTGTCGTGAAGGAAGCCCTGGGTGGTACCTTCGCGAAGCTCAGCGTGTCGGCGCTGATGTTTGACTACATCCTCACAGGACCGATCTCGGGTGTATCGGCAGGTCAATACATCACCGGCCTGATGAACGAACTGATGACGGTAGCCAACAACAGCCATTGGCTGCCACCAGCGCTGATGGATGCGCATGGCAGTCCCTTTCAGTTCGACATGAACTACACCTCAGCGGTGTTCGCAGCGGCGGTCACTATTTACTACTGGTGGCAGAACATCAAGGGCATTGAGGAGTCGAGCGACAAGGCTTTGCGGGTTATGCAGATCACGACCATCATGGTGGTCGTACTTTTCATCTGGGGTGCTTACTCCGTATTGGTCGTTGGCGTGCATCTGCCTCCACCACCGAC
It encodes:
- a CDS encoding CoA-binding protein, which codes for MNDPALINEMLRNAQTIAVIGVSDKPWRASHNITRYLVMQGYHVFPVNPALTEVHGLKCYPDLESAHAAALEDYPKGIDLVDVFRASDKVPPIVEDVIRLGIRYLWLQEDVINDKAIAQARKAGVKCVQNVCIFREHAQRVG
- the prfB gene encoding peptide chain release factor 2 (programmed frameshift) — encoded protein: MALTDLEYAYAPVRDQVRDLREYLDPARLRRELTAIETKLADPAMWSDTAASKPLMRDRKRLESLIADDEKLVSRTSDIDAYFELAREGEDVLADLERDIKALATFTEELEARTMLSGEADPLNAIVTVHPGAGGTESQDWAEMLLRMYLRWAEQQGFKTEMNDYQDGEEAGIKSATFTITGEYAFGQLAGESGVHRLVRISPFDSAKRRHTSFASVYVSPEIDETINVDLKLEDLRIDTYRSGGKGGQHVNTTDSAVRMTHLPTGIVVQCQNERSQHKNREKAMKMLRSRLYEYELEKKRAVSKKLEDSKLEINFGSQIRSYVLQPYRIAKDHRTKVEVGDVDKVLDGYLEPFLRGYLLAKRRGTAVSAGPEDELEV
- a CDS encoding thioredoxin family protein, with amino-acid sequence MKFSRSIIALFFLLAGLPALAASSSAALPHVHVQLISPDTQLHPGSNNAGLYFKLEPGWHVYWKNPGDAGEPPHIKWTLPQGITTGPIQFPIPKRLPLGPLMDFGYEDEVLFPIKLNVAEQAATGPAVLHAKIDWLVCRGSCIPEKTELELDRSIAQASSGSASVEPDQGIWARLANKLPASPPANLRIGFAPTPTGFRLTINTGHKENEASFFPASPDILSNPAPQTVTPTANGLTLDLKKDESLAANPKELTGLLQLSGGRAYELIALAGTPKAPKAVPIETSTSASANPYSPANTASPVVESPTPAQPAPGPGLLQAAGLAFLGGLILNLMPCVFPVLFIKGLSLVQSGGEERHKLRTHGFVYAAGILVSFWILVALLLGLRSAGSHLGWGFQFQSPIFLSLMAALLFFLGLSLAGQFEIGLTLTSAGGSLAQKQGYTGSFFTGVLAVIVATPCTAPFMGVALGYALAQSALVTFAVFTALALGLAAPYVALTLQPAWTSILPRPGAWMEVLKQAVSIPIFGTVIWLAWVVASAYGSTMLAALLVIFLLLAIAGWFLGRWPAQRWATIIASLIVVAVIVLASIAPGQLVTKAAQSAPSTAANGWQPWSAEAVIHYQSQGRPVFVDFTASWCLSCQVNERVAFGTPEVQKAFADNNVVLLRADWTRYDDSITQALNSFGRSGVPTYALYVPGEKSPRLLPEVLTPGIVNGALAQLPHSASQSAFKK
- the lnt gene encoding apolipoprotein N-acyltransferase → MRWHSIRMWAAAVLSAALLELPFPLAGPMPPWRSVFAWFGLVPLLWAILNPAMVDHPRPLRRAFLVAYLCGVFWYMGNCYWIRDTMLHYGEMPAGAPVLLLIGFSLVLGLYFGLFGLGVMLVRRATGKSNLALAAAPFLWVTLDLAASRITSVPWDQLGYSQVDNGIVNQLAPWTGVYGISFVLVAINALIAVGTVETSDRRRWLTSAVGVLLAATGFAGIAHQPAKSSTTTAAVLVQPNLDVGGDNDWSGPGEWDRHIAEFTHLASEQCKTYIAGIPQTGAPNGEIICPPYNTHPDLIVWPEAPSPFFEGDPRFQNSMAALTQSNQAPLIIGGLAADLSPQNEELDYNAAMVFGADGGRFGRYEKIHLVPFGEYVPFAQYLTFAHKLTGRVSKFTPGERRKVFRLNGHYYGIFICYEAVFADEVRHFAQLGAEVLVNISDDGWYGDTSAPWQHLNMARMRAIENRRWLLRDTNNGVTAVIDPYGRVRQSIPRHQIDALPAQYGFRDDITFYTEHGDVFAWLCAILSLGLMGWCGKANLRLAIQNKVRS